Proteins encoded together in one Scheffersomyces stipitis CBS 6054 chromosome 5, complete sequence window:
- a CDS encoding predicted protein (go_function DNA binding~go_process regulation of transcription, DNA-dependent) yields MPGERRSGRTNKGQHTKRYLDEFEDNAVSIDGTRTKKSRLSNEYENDSHNEEGVVRCNPCGTNQDNYDEEHDKGGTFIQCDECNTWQHAKCMGFKKANIPDLYNCDVCDPSLQEPEPVSKPKPVEELSMKDVLKDDHRVSIGKAFYNYFRKSFPADYNITEEEKDKKATRWALEIEDIIFRTYSGKQYISEGRRILFLLKKYFMKDIIAGTITLSDVVNKTPKEINQDIERIEAENRGNIKNIILTENDHSDIIRRTHKGDIVRENENDEPSYLEESIATRKVDHRIFSADDAPKPRIISDENKFHSYQNLNPRFFDDNDEDEDEVEPVEEEANETSNQQRRTSTERNSSSESSDLEHVTEPIEDELLPILGVESKSPKVGPSVWSGSIEFPDFASFKASANFYSSSNEESRDTSINACYDLMTQNTYSILGRLDRVTADKYLNKIISSRDLYLVEIKSTSDTETEFQKLYQYLLIENKVGVLSGRPEFVKDSYIMPIDFRDSRLPFYLEEHKRDMRIGLFVLFVVKRGYTPVSDAAIAPTHTHSHNVSRNNSISRPEESASTKLGAIMSQLGGGSSYQYV; encoded by the exons ATGCCAGGAGAAAGAAGGTCCGGCAGAACGAACAAGGGCCAACATACCAAGAGATATCTCGACGAGTTCGAGGACAATGCTGTTAGCATAGATGGAACTAGAACCAAAAAGTCCAGACTTTCTAACGAATATGAGAACGACAGTCACAACGAAGAAGGCGTGGTTAGGTGTAATCCTTGTGGCACTAATCAGGATAACTATGACGAGGAACATGACAAAGGCGGAACCTTCATCCAATGCGACGAGTGCAATACATGGCAGCATGCTAAGTGCATGGGGTTCAAGAAGGCTAACATTCCTGACCTCTACAATTGTGATGTTTGTGATCCTTCCCT CCAAGAGCCAGAACCAGTAAGTAAACCTAAACCTGTAGAAGAACTTAGTATGAAGGATGTGTTGAAGGATGACCACCGAGTCAGTATTGGCAAGGCATTCTATAACTACTTCAGAAAAAGTTTCCCGGCTGACTATAACATCACcgaggaagaaaaagacaagaaggcTACTCGTTGGGCGCTAGAAATCGAAGACATAATTTTCCGTACCTACTCTGGTAAGCAGTATATATCAGAAGGTAGACGTATCTTATTCTTGCTAAAAAAGTACTTCATGAAAGATATCATAGCTGGAACCATAACGTTGAGTGATGTTGTTAACAAAACCCCCAAGGAAATCAACCAGGATATCGAAAGAATAGAAGCTGAAAACAGAGGCAATATCAAAAACATCATTTTGACTGAAAATGACCACTCTGATATCATTAGAAGAACCCATAAGGGAGACATTGTTCGAGAGAATGAGAACGATGAACCTAGCTATTTAGAAGAGAGCATTGCTACAAGAAAAGTAGACCACAGAATCTTTTCTGCTGACGATGCACCTAAACCTAGAATTATCTCTGATGAAAACAAATTTCATTCTTACCAGAATTTGAACCCAAGATTTTTTGATGAtaatgacgaagatgaagatgaagtcgaACccgtagaagaagaagccaatgAAACCTCGAATCAGCAACGACGGACTTCTACAGAAAGAAATTCGTCATCTGAGTCAAGTGATTTGGAACATGTAACAGAACCGATCGAGGACGAGTTATTGCCTATTCTTGGAGTGGAGAGCAAAAGTCCAAAAGTGGGTCCTTCGGTATGGTCTGGTTCGATTGAGTTTCCGGACTTTGCCAGTTTCAAAGCTTCTGCTAACTTTTACTCTAGTAGCAATGAAGAAAGCAGGGACACGTCGATTAACGCTTGCTATGATTTGATGACCCAGAATACGTACTCCATTTTGGGACGTTTAGACAGAGTCACAGCCGAtaagtacttgaacaagatcattAGTTCACGGGATCTCTACTTAGTTGAAATAAAGAGTACCAGTGACACCGAAACTGAGTTTCAGAAGTTGTACCAGTATTTACTTATAGAGAACAAGGTGGGTGTTCTTTCTGGTAGACCTGAATTCGTAAAGGACTCCTACATTATGCCCATCGACTTTCGTGACAGCAGATTGCCTTTCTATTTGGAAGAACATAAACGAGACATGAGAATCGGCTTGTTTGTGTTGTTTGTAGTCAAGAGAGGCTATACCCCAGTAAGCGATGCTGCAATTGCCCCAACCCACACACATAGCCATAATGTAAGCAGAAACAACAGCATTAGCAGACCTGAAGAATCTGCCCTGACGAAGTTGGGAGCAATTATGTCGCAACTTGGCGGTGGTTCTAGCTACCAGTATGTATAA
- a CDS encoding predicted protein (go_component intracellular), with translation MDHERIQSRVAESSPLNHKVSSYDPDDSVNSLVFGNDIEANDVSETQEDVPGDLETQKIAEISISKENIVENVYQGITITKSQDIDNPEMPTQADQTNGTPTQKIGFTDETTNYDILSKKNGKNVKSPSPQNFTNQTYGVLQDDISDTPFLNKLKDPFNDTYGSNDTRDMTPQDNEIKNGVGDPFVVPNKRKPGTTIFSKIRQEADESPLKYESQPQTIDDTQQLEGSIKNDKSMLLSPPFDTQQVIRFSQSNAKDTQVVSTLSPPHINGNSKNIEDNNSVGNNVDNSNNYNNNSTNNNNTNDSTQIDNKSLAYSLNDTQKTSHTNDVTMLTFSTADALVQIPETSENETESHRQVISTQEMLEMSMNIDHNELETQMIQEVDKLEVISDEELYDNVNVDVEDSSDGRIALDNQVEDSLITHRLKRKYASSVSGSPQKRRQSAESESANRRIQSAGGSLEVRKSPLALLKYNEPTLDTSSGIADSSPVVRRSDILKLNVNQSSPSKEANQSIRSDHVIDSDLTNDEFPNLSSPRFAEGPAKAEQEEEMEESEMEDVDMDSQAIVIDAQRQSTVINTRRRRNHVIDTQSQENVEVANDTSGDSSGTSYRKDSADRNDGILRHEASDVLTESDILFRDSVWASYNLKMYSGVVVERQFDVSKVEFVEGLYEIKNSDLYLLDIRIGDMVKTKYSNVKYVVTGLTNTSSSTAIKCVRGYNYLLLQKRSVTKKPQDEIGVSLSECYIEVEDWFQRQQKYSLVLDEKKIPNGNDVLRTPSKPRLAAMPGDSKYKAGPFSSPIRDGSRLSPQKSISIFEPNKIFSGMLFCITSIEGASNTNITKLIEDNGGTLIQKGFKDMLEYQVDVEGLSLKPKSKSLEKLIFAAVISNNHCRSAKYLEALALGWPILSDAFILDCVEDESRLSKWPSYLLPAGHSIQMNSVKSIDVFEFRYNYEMKKSLKEQIHIHSELLRDFNIVVHNYKINPTTLRTCQFIFYAFGAHKLEYCTREPEVMKTLKKMAGDTNEVMIYDDGPSTKTKLQSLEKKRAEPVEPTRSTRTRSSRIKSQSLKATKAGSQSKTVHVKVSVINWEWVVQCVISGIIWDTETFNIDI, from the coding sequence ATGGATCACGAGCGAATACAGTCGCGTGTGGCTGAGAGTAGTCCATTGAACCACAAAGTTTCCAGTTATGACCCTGATGATTCAGTTAACAGTCTCGTGTTTGGCAACGACATTGAGGCCAATGACGTGTCCGAAACCCAAGAAGATGTACCGGGGGATCTAGAAACACAGAAGATTGCTGAGATATCAATTTCGAAAGAAAATATAGTAGAAAACGTATATCAAGGTATCACAATAACGAAGTCTCAAGATATCGACAATCCAGAAATGCCGACACAGGCAGACCAAACAAATGGGACACCCACTCAGAAAATTGGATTTACAGATGAAACAACGAATTATGATATTCTTAGCAAGAAGAATGGCAAAAACGTGAAATCTCCATCACCGCAAAACTTCACGAATCAGACATATGGGGTTCTACAAGACGATATACTGGATACGCCATTTTtaaacaaattgaaggaCCCATTTAACGATACATATGGTAGTAATGATACAAGGGACATGACTCCACAAGATAATGAAATTAAAAATGGAGTTGGTGATCCGTTTGTTGTGCCTaacaaaagaaaacctGGAACGACAATATTCTCGAAAATACGACAGGAAGCAGATGAATCGCCATTAAAGTACGAAAGTCAGCCACAGACAATTGATGATACTCAGCAATTGGAGGGTAGTATTAAAAACGATAAAAGCATGCTTCTTCTGCCTCCGTTTGATACACAACAAGTAATTCGGTTTTCACAAAGCAATGCTAAAGACACTCAGGTGGTAAGTACACTTTCACCTCCACATATAAACGGTAACAGTAAGAATATAGAGGATAATAACAGCGTAGGAAACAACGTTGataacagcaacaactacaacaataatagcaccaacaataataacacCAACGACAGCACACAAATAGACAATAAGCTGCTCGCGTATTCTCTAAATGATACCCAAAAAACGTCTCACACAAATGATGTGACGATGTTGACTTTCAGTACTGCTGATGCACTTGTACAAATTCCTGAGACCAGTGAAAACGAAACTGAATCTCACAGACAAGTTATTAGCACACAAGAGATGCTTGAAATGTCGATGAATATTGACCACAACGAATTAGAGACTCAAATGATCCAAGAGGTCGACAAGTTAGAAGTCATATCTGACGAAGAGCTTTACGATAACGTAAATGTGGACGTGGAAGACTCTTCAGACGGAAGGATAGCCTTAGACAACCAAGTAGAGGACAGCTTGATAACCCATAGACTCAAGCGCAAGTATGCCAGCAGTGTAAGCGGAAGTCCTCAGAAGAGAAGACAGCTGGctgaatctgaatctgCCAATAGACGTATTCAGTCTGCTGGAGGTTCTTTAGAAGTAAGAAAATCACCATTGGCCTTGTTAAAATACAATGAACCTACGCTAGACACTTCTAGCGGTATAGCCGATTCTTCTCCAGTAGTAAGACGATCGGatattttgaagttgaatgTAAATCAATCTTCACCGTCCAAGGAAGCAAACCAGTCAATTAGATCAGACCATGTTATTGATTCTGATCTCACAAACGACGAATTCCCCAATCTTTCGTCTCCAAGATTTGCAGAAGGGCCAGCAAAAGcagaacaggaagaagaaatggaagaatCGGAAATGGAAGATGTAGACATGGATTCTCAGGCTATTGTCATAGATGCACAGAGGCAGTCTACAGTCATTAAcactagaagaagaagaaaccatGTGATAGACACCCAGTCGCAAGAGAATGTAGAAGTAGCTAATGATACTTCTGGCGATCTGAGTGGCACTAGTTACAGAAAAGACTCTGCTGACAGAAACGATGGAATACTCAGACATGAGGCACTGGATGTACTCACTGAGTCTGACATTCTTTTCAGAGATAGTGTTTGGGCATCctacaatttgaagatgtacTCCGGCgtcgttgttgaaagaCAATTTGATGTTCTGAAAGTTGAATTTGTAGAAGGCTTGtatgaaatcaaaaactCTGATCTTTACTTGCTCGATATCAGGATTGGTGATATGGTGAAGACAAAGTATTCAAATGTAAAGTACGTGGTTACGGGGTTGACCAATACCAGTTCACTGACAGCCATTAAATGCGTTAGGGGCTACAACTATCTCCTCTTGCAAAAGAGAAGTGTCACGAAGAAACCGCAGGATGAAATTGGTGTATCTCTTTCTGAATGTTATattgaagtagaagactGGTTTCAACGACAACAGAAGTACTCTCTAGTATTGgacgaaaagaagataccGAATGGAAATGATGTTCTTCGAACACCTTCCAAACCACGACTTGCTGCAATGCCTGGCGACTCAAAGTACAAAGCTGGACCATTCAGTAGTCCCATAAGAGACGGTTCCAGATTGTCTCCACAAAAGAGTATATCTATATTTGAACCAAACAAGATATTTTCGGGTATGTTGTTTTGTATTACTAGTATTGAAGGAGCTAGTAATACTAACATTACCAAATTAATTGAAGATAATGGAGGAACTTTGATTCAAAAAGGCTTTAAAGATATGCTCGAGTACCAAGTAGACGTTGAAGGACTTTCTTTGAAACCCAAATCGAAGTCTTTAGAAAAGCTCATTTTTGCAGCAGTGATATCCAATAACCATTGTCGTAGTGCTAAGTATCTAGAGGCGTTGGCGTTAGGATGGCCTATACTTTCAGATGCTTTTATTCTAGATTGTGTCGAGGACGAGTCTAGACTTTCAAAATGGCCATCGTACTTACTCCCAGCTGGGCATTCGATTCAGATGAATTCAGTGAAGAGTATTGATGTTTTTGAGTTTCGGTATAACTACgaaatgaagaaactgTTGAAAGAACAAATACACATCCATAGTGAATTACTCAGAGATTTCAACATAGTGGTCCACAACTACAAAATCAATCCCACTACCTTGCGTACCTGTCAGTTCATTTTCTATGCGTTTGGAGCTCACAAGTTAGAGTATTGCACTAGAGAACCAGAGGTTATGAAGACACTCAAGAAAATGGCTGGCGATACTAATGAAGTCATGATATACGACGATGGTCCTTCTACGAAGACAAAACTACAGTCTCTCGAAAAAAAGAGAGCTGAACCCGTAGAACCTACTCGTTCTACGCGAACTCGTAGTCTGAGAATCAAGAGCCAGTCTCTCAAAGCTACAAAAGCAGGATCTCAGTCAAAGACAGTCCATGTCAAAGTGAGTGTGATAAACTGGGAATGGGTCGTTCAGTGTGTGATCAGCGGGATTATTTGGGATACAGAAACATTTAATATCGATATTTAG
- the PUT1 gene encoding proline oxidase (go_function proline dehydrogenase activity~go_process glutamate biosynthesis; proline catabolism) has product MVTSRYFSGSPNKQATTVDDVASSLAKASTPASTVASKVSSTDSTAYLKSMKFSEVFSYFVMGLCTLNKPILNLCIKLFPYTPMPLIRAVVYKIYCGGETIDEVKKTGDRLVSRGINNMMISLTIEACNGNDNIDPEYIVNETVKSVSDILVPHTVKVIEESGKEINAISPGYVALKPTGFSKNSAIVLKHFNEPQYAAEFEELVERAAKVCQTVYDANINLAKQFPSRSTPFVVAVVDAEKHELQEGVYELQRRLYAKFNKPNMPVSIVGTLQMYLSQSADLLALEEKLAMENNYRLGLKLVRGAYIHTEAERKSIIHSTKEDTDKNYNQGISYCIESILERRGNESTIGHLVVASHNADSLKLATTKVFNETAGANNNQHNVVLGQLLGMADAITYDLIKTYKIDNVIKYVPWGPPLETKEYLLRRLEENGDAVKNDNGFPLVKAAVGEMFKRVFRLA; this is encoded by the exons ATGGTGACTTCTAGATACTTTCTGGGCTCGCCTAATAAGCAGGCCACCACTGTCGATGACGTTGCTTCATCTTTAGCCAAGGCAAGCACGCCCGCTTCCACTGTTGCCTCCAAGGTTTCTTCA ACTGATTCCACTGCTTACTTGAAACTGATGAAGTTCTCTGAGGTCTTCTCTTACTTTGTTATGGGCTTGTGCACTTTGAACAAACCCATTCTTAATCTCTGCATCAAGCTCTTTCCCTACACGCCTATGCCACTTATCAGAGCTGTTGTCTACAAGATCTACTGTGGGGGTGAGACTATTGACgaagtgaagaagactGGTGATCGCTTGGTTAGCAGAGGCATCAACAACatgatgatttctttaACTATTGAAGCATGCAACGGTAACGATAACATTGATCCAGAGTATATTGTCAACGAAACTGTGAAGTCTGTCTCTGACATTTTGGTTCCTCACACTGTTAAAGTTATCGAAGAATCGGGTAAAGAAATCAACGCTATTTCGCCTGGTTACGTAGCTTTGAAGCCTACTGGATTCTCCAAAAACTCTGCCATTGTATTGAAACACTTTAACGAGCCTCAATATGCTGCTGAGTTCGAAGAGTTGGTTGAAAGAGCCGCCAAAGTGTGCCAAACTGTTTACGATGCTAATatcaacttggccaagCAATTTCCTAGTAGAAGTACCCCctttgttgttgctgttgtcgATGCTGAAAAGCATGAACTTCAGGAAGGTGTTTATGAATTGCAGAGAAGATTGTATgccaaattcaacaaaccCAACATGCCTGTTTCCATCGTGGGAACTTTACAAATGTACTTGTCTCAATCTGCTGATTTGCTTgccttggaagaaaagttggCCATGGAAAACAACTACAGATTGGGCTTGAAGTTAGTCAGAGGTGCCTACATTCACACCGAAGCtgaaagaaaatcaatCATCCACAGTACCAAAGAAGACACCGACAAGAACTACAACCAAGGTATCTCGTACTGTATCGAATCCATCTTGGAACGCAGGGGCAACGAATCTACAATTGGTCACTTGGTTGTAGCTTCTCACAATGCTGACTccttgaagttggcaaCCACCAAAGTTTTCAACGAAACGGCTGGTGCTAACAACAATCAGCATAATGTTGTCTTGGGCCAATTGCTCGGTATGGCAGATGCTATCACTtacgacttgatcaaaaCATACAAGATCGACAACGTCATCAAGTACGTTCCATGGGGTCCCCCATTGGAAACCAAGGAATACTTGTTGAGAAGATTAGAAGAAAACGGTGATGCCGTAAAGAACGATAACGGTTTCCCATTGGTGAAGGCAGCAGTTGGGGAGATGTTCAAGAGAGTCTTCCGCCTTGCATAA
- a CDS encoding predicted protein: protein MLLRGRSRLVRHLDPQKSQHVFFSVFPALSSSKNVIPTIPVPELQDSSTIRTFQPQSSRPPSSRKQIFLEPRETFNRNFNSRIEDIKSSGLENPIESKSMTFIESEVDIDEASPERLIGIIDKFKPAVAEVNRMRFRSIQQELEKAFSQQQLASYLEQNYSKVEFANSRRSTRRVSKKKLAQRIINDIWGIKVNSKLTETSDLITKKTVPLSDLDIFLIRSNRRLLHWLSSNGCRIKLVKDKKELEISGTTSQVSNVEVNLIEFLRQSEKQELNLTDIKHLFQEKYGRFSLEKVAGYTDVFFKDVGNDIYEVHSQTPHQVERLKRLLLWSLNYNKHSNEVITLPEEPEKKQLFPFKDELSLSWNNRRQPLFTLKDCGSSRSETNHRLLSDLQRYDDANMNIDAEIPNKENDSEVDTIIKDEDAPILSQNKINDIYDQLYDFDYRKNLISLETTSSPVFTISLGNILFEGEQQETKSAMSKLFPTPPELSETTKFKFNSNVQLVADKALSLPIHSTSSTSGSDVLDDIFRDERYKNSVQITFLPSLFVEDNKDIKMEDLTKFQPVELWVDLKHNMTPDMDTLQLVTVEGENTNYVSLPSFKSDLKVSCQLSGNLLQEKGELAQDFELSIDDILNSQADRYTRFKSQPGLGGFLSRSKLDFQEETSISPYIDLNINGDIVRYRFISMEFRKKLSFDFNGREVQYNMVEGGNLGGRKVEVLFVGDMALDASGEERKRFGQLMNDAVSFVSEL from the coding sequence ATGCTTTTGCGAGGCAGAAGTCGTCTTGTACGACATTTGGATCCACAAAAGTCGCAGCatgtatttttcagtgtGTTTCCAGCACTTTCCAGTCTGAAAAATGTGATTCCTACCATTCCAGTGCCTGAACTCCAGGATTCTTCCACGATTAGAACTTTTCAGCCGCAGAGCTCTAGACCCCCAAGCAGTAGGAAGCAAATCTTCCTTGAGCCTCGAGAAACCTTTAATCGAAATTTCAACTCGAGGATCGAAGACATCAAAAGTTCGGGACTAGAGAACCCCATCGAATCCAAGTCTATGACTTTTATTGAATCTGAAGTCGATATTGACGAAGCATCTCCAGAAAGATTAATTGGAATAatagacaagttcaagCCAGCTGTAGCGGAGGTTAACCGAATGAGATTTCGTAGCATTCAACAGGAATTAGAAAAAGCCTTTTCTCAGCAGCAATTGGCTTCTTATTTAGAACAGAACTATTCCAAAGTTGAATTTGCAAATAGTAGGAGATCCACCAGACGagtttcaaagaagaagcttgCGCAGCGTATTATCAATGACATTTGGGGTATAAAAGTGAACTCGAAATTGACGGAAACGAGTGATTTGATAACAAAAAAGACTGTACCCCTTTCAGATCTTGATATCTTTTTGATCAGACTGAATCGAAGACTTTTGCATTGGCTCTCTTCCAATGGATGTAGAATTAAACTTGTgaaggacaagaaggaGTTGGAGATTTCTGGGACAACCTCCCAAGTCAGTAATGTAGAAGTCAATTTGATTGAGTTCTTGAGACAATCTGAAAAACAGGAACTCAACTTGACCGACATAAAGCATttgtttcaagaaaaatACGGCCGATTTTCCCTTGAAAAAGTCGCTGGATATACCGATGTTTTTTTCAAAGATGTAGGAAATGATATTTACGAGGTTCATTCACAGACTCCACACCAAGTAGAGCGCTTGAAAAGGTTGCTTCTTTGGTCCTTAAACTACAATAAGCATTCTAACGAAGTAATTACACTTCcagaagagccagaaaagaagcagcTCTTTCCATTTAAGGACGAATTGTCATTGTCGTGGAACAACAGGCGTCAGCCACTCTTCACGTTGAAAGATTGTGGTTCTTCCAGATCAGAAACGAACCATCGTTTACTTTCTGATTTGCAAAGATACGACGATGCCAATATGAACATAGATGCAGAGATACCtaataaagaaaatgatagTGAAGTTGATACCATCAtaaaagatgaagacgcCCCTATACTTTCTCAGAATAAGATCAACGACATCTACGATCAGTTATACGACTTCGACTACAGAAAGAATTTGATCAGTTTAGAAACTACGCTGTCTCCTGTCTTTACTATATCGCTTGGCAATATTCTTTTCGAAGGAGAACAGCAAGAAACAAAGAGTGCAATGAGCAAACTTTTCCCTACACCACCAGAACTTTCTGAAACAACCAAGTTTAAGTTCAACTCTAACGTTCAGTTGGTAGCTGACAAAGCACTTTCTCTTCCTATCCACAGTACCAGTCTGACATCAGGTTCAGATGTATTGGATGACATTTTCAGAGATGAACGTTACAAGAATTCAGTCCAAATCACGTTCTTGCCTTCTTTATTTGTAGAAGACAACAAGGATATCAAGATGGAAGACTTAACCAAGTTTCAACCTGTGGAGTTGTGGGTTGATCTTAAGCACAACATGACTCCAGACATGGACACTTTACAACTTGTAACAGTAGAAGGCGAGAATACCAATTACGTTTCGCTACCATCTTTTAAGTCAGACTTGAAGGTGAGCTGCCAATTATCAGGAAATCTTCTACAAGAGAAAGGCGAATTGGCTCAAGACTTTGAGCTCAGTATTGACGATATCTTGAACTCACAAGCCGACAGGTATACACGGTTCAAGTCTCAACCTGGACTTGGTGGCTTTCTCCTGAGATCGAAGCTTGATTTCCAGGAAGAGACTTCAATTTCGCCATACATAGACTTGAACATCAATGGCGATATTGTCAGGTATAGATTCATTAGTATGGAATTCCGCAAGAAGTTGAGTTTTGATTTCAACGGTCGCGAAGTCCAGTACAACATGGTAGAGGGAGGTAATCTTGGAGGACGTAAGGTCGAGGTACTTTTTGTAGGAGACATGGCATTGGATGCGTCTGGTGAAGAGAGGAAGAGGTTCGGACAATTGATGAACGATGCTGTTCTGTTTGTGAGCGAGCTCTAA
- a CDS encoding predicted protein, producing MLSQFRTLATRLRVPARNFSSNAFKSKAVPNRSFAASKSYRLVIRPTAILVGVGGSVYIFDQYAYSSLITRSVRALYVLLWIAYEYGMNLDAYQDLNVLHEKASESLLNLLRVNKGLYIKLGQAIANQGNVFPVAYQKRFSQLYDDAPLDSWDRIDAQLKRNFGPDYESKLFEVIDHEPVASASIAQVHRAVLKESGKTVALKVQHDYIEKQVVVDLWVYKFMSKVYERVFDIPCSSFTSYVADQIVKETDFVHEMGNGDKLKQIIQSDPQLRHVNVYVPHNYPEFTTNQVLVTEWIEGISLIDKDKLLDKGFDLSLIMGQYLNFFGKQIFKYGFVHSDPHPGNLLARFDEHGTQQLVLLDHGLYISLPTKFRLEYCNLWRYLFSFKKQGIEEIARSWGVNSVEFFSTLVQLRPIALDPQDAKLIKDERDVNSLFRDFLSDETKFPLEFLFLTRTMRMIQNLNQSFGSPVNRINLLTQESINALMLEKKVQLREYFELLQIRVTLFFSNMVFLFIRFRQILLGDRYGGKGIGLEDYIEVYMQNTARSLGFDYVEV from the coding sequence ATGTTGAGTCAGTTTCGAACACTAGCAACTCGACTTCGTGTTCCAGCCagaaacttttcttctaaTGCCTTCAAATCCAAAGCAGTCCCAAATCGCTCATTCGCAGCTTCTAAATCATATAGATTGGTCATAAGACCCACGGCTATCCTTGTGGGTGTTGGTGGTTCTGTCTACATCTTCGACCAGTACGCTTATCTGTCATTGATCACCCGTTCGGTCAGAGCCTTGTATGTTTTGCTCTGGATTGCCTATGAGTATGGAATGAACTTGGATGCGTACCAAGATCTCAATGTCCTCCACGAAAAGGCATCAGAAAGCCTCTTAAACTTGCTTAGAGTAAACAAGGGACTCTACATCAAGCTTGGACAAGCCATTGCCAACCAAGGCAACGTATTTCCTGTAGCATACCAGAAGCGGTTTTCGCAGCTTTACGATGATGCTCCGTTGGACTCCTGGGATCGTATAGATGcacaattgaagagaaacttTGGTCCAGATTACGAATCAAAGCTTTTTGAAGTCATCGATCACGAACCGGTGGCCTCTGCTTCAATAGCGCAGGTGCATAGAGCAGTGTTGAAGGAGTCTGGTAAAACCGTAGCTCTAAAGGTGCAACACGACTACATTGAAAAACAGGTTGTAGTCGATCTCTGGGTATATAAGTTCATGTCTAAAGTGTACGAGAGGGTTTTTGACATTCCGTGCAGTTCTTTCACGTCCTATGTTGCTGACCAGATTGTCAAGGAAACAGACTTTGTTCATGAAATGGGCAACGGTGATAAATTGAAGCAAATCATCCAGAGCGATCCGCAGCTCAGACACGTAAATGTATATGTTCCCCATAATTACCCTGAGTTCACCACCAACCAAGTTTTGGTCACAGAATGGATAGAGGGTATTTCGCTAATAGACAAAGACAAGCTCCTAGATAAAGGATTCGATTTGTCGCTTATCATGGGGCAGtatctcaatttctttggcAAACAGATCTTCAAATATGGCTTTGTTCATTCTGATCCTCATCCGGGAAACTTGTTAGCTCGTTTTGATGAACATGGTACACAGCAACTTGTACTCCTTGACCATGGCTTGTATATCAGTCTTCCAACCAAGTTCAGGTTGGAGTACTGCAATCTATGGAGGTACTTGTTtctgttcaagaaacaagGCATAGAAGAAATTGCCAGAAGCTGGGGAGTTAATTCTGTAGAATTTTTCTCGACATTGGTTCAATTGAGGCCCATTGCTTTGGATCCGCAGGATGCAAAACTCATTAAGGACGAACGAGATGTAAATAGCTTATTCCGAGACTTCTTAAGTGATGAGACAAAGTTTCCTCTTgaatttctctttctcacGAGAACCATGCGGATGATCCAGAATTTAAACCAAAGCTTCGGAAGTCCTGTGAACAGAATCAATCTATTGACACAGGAGCTGATCAATGCTTTGATGCTAGAGAAAAAGGTCCAATTGCGGGAATACTTTGAGTTGTTGCAGATCAGAGTTACTTTGTTTTTCAGCAATATGGTCTTCCTTTTCATAAGATTTAGGCAAATTCTCCTTGGAGATCGTTACGGTGGTAAAGGTATAGGATTGGAGGATTACATTGAGGTGTACATGCAAAATACAGCCCGGTCCTTAGGGTTCGACTATGTAGAAGTGTGA